In Amycolatopsis sp. EV170708-02-1, the following are encoded in one genomic region:
- a CDS encoding PPOX class F420-dependent oxidoreductase has translation MFSEAELDYLATQGLGRLATAQPDGTLQVSPVGYAYNTETKTIDITGYELAKSKKFRNVAANGQAAFVVDDMPSQDPPRIRCLEIRGRAEALTGARTADGHFDGAVIRIHPSRIISLGVDDPDHDPLDLVPHNRNV, from the coding sequence ATGTTCAGTGAAGCGGAACTCGACTACCTCGCCACCCAAGGGCTCGGACGGCTCGCGACGGCGCAGCCGGACGGCACGCTGCAGGTCAGCCCCGTCGGCTACGCCTACAACACCGAGACCAAGACGATCGACATCACCGGCTACGAACTGGCGAAGAGCAAGAAGTTCCGGAACGTGGCCGCCAACGGGCAGGCCGCGTTCGTGGTGGACGACATGCCTTCACAGGACCCGCCGAGGATCCGCTGCCTCGAGATCCGCGGCCGGGCCGAGGCGCTCACCGGCGCCCGCACGGCCGACGGGCATTTCGACGGCGCGGTGATCCGGATCCACCCGTCACGGATCATCAGTCTCGGTGTCGACGACCCGGATCACGACCCGCTCGATCTCGTTCCGCACAACCGGAACGTCTGA
- a CDS encoding murein transglycosylase, with the protein MAETAQSTDAPEHPARPLPPYVPRLAFAGGLVLTGVVLIMTVGVNRPAGEEPPPAPQPQPALAVPDQKPQPGVATPRAGLAAPPDRPTVSDAAELETWAKRVAAKTRLSVTDLSAYGRAEMWLRRQKPGCHLSWATLAGISHVETAQGRPGPITLAPEIWAKHSARARSDGKQPDPKDLDDAAFATARYLCAAGDDVATPDGWWKSMRVFNPAVPYVQEVFSAADTYADASVAP; encoded by the coding sequence GTGGCCGAAACCGCCCAGAGCACCGACGCCCCGGAGCATCCAGCGCGCCCTCTGCCGCCGTACGTCCCCCGGCTCGCCTTCGCGGGCGGGCTCGTGCTCACGGGCGTGGTGCTGATCATGACGGTCGGGGTGAACCGGCCGGCCGGGGAAGAACCGCCTCCGGCGCCTCAGCCCCAGCCCGCGCTCGCGGTTCCCGACCAGAAGCCGCAGCCGGGGGTGGCGACGCCGCGTGCCGGTCTCGCCGCGCCACCCGACCGGCCCACCGTTTCCGACGCGGCCGAATTGGAGACCTGGGCGAAACGGGTGGCCGCGAAGACCCGGCTCTCCGTCACCGATCTGTCCGCATACGGCCGGGCGGAGATGTGGCTCCGGCGGCAGAAACCGGGCTGCCATCTCTCATGGGCGACCCTCGCCGGCATCTCCCACGTCGAGACGGCGCAGGGCAGGCCCGGCCCGATCACGCTCGCGCCCGAGATCTGGGCCAAGCACTCCGCCCGGGCCAGGAGCGACGGCAAACAGCCGGATCCGAAGGACCTCGACGACGCCGCCTTCGCCACCGCCCGCTACCTGTGCGCCGCCGGCGACGACGTCGCCACCCCGGACGGCTGGTGGAAGTCCATGCGGGTCTTCAATCCCGCGGTGCCCTACGTCCAGGAAGTGTTCAGCGCGGCCGACACCTACGCGGACGCCAGCGTCGCGCCCTGA
- a CDS encoding NAD(P)/FAD-dependent oxidoreductase, with protein sequence MLGTMNEEFDVVIIGGGVAGLSAALVLGRARRKVAVIDGGTPRNAPAAHSHGFLTRDGIPPKELLEIGRDEVRAYGVEIIDDVVHRLRHDRAVELASGRVVNGRRIVVTTGLADELPNVPGVAERFGADVLHCPYCHGWEVRDQRFGVLATSDKSVHQALIVWQWSKDLTFFTHTQRLSAEDRAKLTGLGIRIVDGEVAELAVENDRLTGVRLVDGEFVERDVVFVGPKFVPHDRLLAQVGCARTESGSIAVDAQGRTNVDGVWAAGNVVDPMAQLVVAAGDAYRMAAALNFDLVLEDQGATLASA encoded by the coding sequence ATGCTCGGGACCATGAACGAAGAATTCGACGTGGTGATCATCGGTGGTGGCGTCGCGGGCCTCAGCGCGGCCTTGGTGCTGGGCAGGGCGCGGCGCAAGGTGGCCGTGATCGACGGCGGCACCCCGCGCAACGCGCCCGCCGCGCACTCGCACGGTTTCCTGACCAGGGACGGCATCCCGCCCAAAGAGCTACTGGAGATAGGCCGTGACGAAGTCCGCGCGTACGGCGTCGAGATCATCGACGACGTCGTCCACCGGCTGCGGCACGACAGGGCGGTGGAACTCGCGAGCGGGCGGGTCGTCAACGGCCGCCGGATCGTGGTGACCACCGGGCTGGCCGACGAGCTGCCGAACGTCCCCGGCGTCGCTGAGCGCTTCGGCGCCGACGTGCTGCACTGCCCGTACTGCCACGGCTGGGAGGTGCGCGATCAGCGGTTCGGCGTGCTCGCCACGTCCGACAAGTCGGTCCACCAGGCCCTGATCGTCTGGCAGTGGAGCAAGGACCTGACCTTCTTCACGCATACCCAGCGGCTCTCGGCCGAGGACCGGGCGAAACTGACCGGGCTGGGCATCCGGATCGTCGACGGGGAGGTGGCCGAGCTCGCCGTCGAAAACGACCGGCTGACCGGTGTCCGGCTCGTCGACGGCGAATTCGTCGAACGCGACGTCGTGTTCGTCGGGCCGAAGTTCGTCCCGCACGACCGGCTGCTCGCGCAGGTCGGCTGCGCTCGTACCGAAAGCGGCTCGATCGCGGTGGACGCGCAGGGCCGCACGAACGTGGACGGTGTCTGGGCGGCGGGGAACGTCGTCGATCCGATGGCACAGCTCGTCGTCGCGGCGGGCGACGCCTACCGGATGGCGGCCGCGCTCAACTTCGATCTGGTGCTCGAAGATCAGGGCGCGACGCTGGCGTCCGCGTAG
- a CDS encoding helix-turn-helix domain-containing protein gives MEDIERRLAEVGPKLKALRKERGTTLSALSEATGISASTLSRLESGTRKATLELLLTLSAAHQVPLDELVGEPEPADPRVRMKAQKFGRFTAWALTAQPGQPQAFKLLIPVEDIEPVQRTHEGYEWMYVLSGRLRALLGDRDFTMGPGEAAEFDTRVPHWFGSAGPGPVELLVLFGKQGERAHLRARSK, from the coding sequence ATGGAGGACATCGAACGGCGGCTCGCCGAGGTCGGCCCGAAGCTCAAGGCCCTTCGCAAGGAACGCGGCACCACCCTGTCCGCGCTCTCGGAGGCGACGGGGATCTCCGCCAGCACGCTCTCGCGGCTCGAATCGGGTACGCGGAAGGCCACGCTGGAGCTGTTGCTCACGTTGTCGGCGGCGCATCAGGTCCCGCTCGACGAGCTGGTCGGCGAACCCGAACCCGCTGATCCGCGGGTCCGGATGAAGGCGCAGAAGTTCGGCCGGTTCACCGCTTGGGCGCTGACCGCGCAGCCGGGCCAGCCGCAAGCGTTCAAGCTGCTGATTCCCGTCGAGGACATCGAGCCGGTGCAGCGCACCCACGAGGGCTACGAGTGGATGTACGTCCTCAGTGGACGGTTGCGGGCGTTGCTCGGCGATCGCGACTTCACGATGGGCCCCGGCGAGGCCGCGGAGTTCGACACGCGGGTGCCGCACTGGTTCGGCAGCGCGGGGCCGGGGCCGGTGGAGCTGCTGGTGCTGTTCGGCAAACAGGGCGAACGGGCCCATCTGCGGGCCAGGTCGAAATGA
- a CDS encoding tetratricopeptide repeat protein → MMDAEPAPEPGEDSSGESRFRAFRQAEALVESRRPLDALKALEPLLEHETDKPSVQLLAGRAYFHSAQLRRAERAFTRVLELDPTDHYARFVLGRTLQRLGRLTEALAQMRIASAMHPIPEYLEAISEVSARIALRD, encoded by the coding sequence ATGATGGATGCCGAACCCGCCCCAGAACCCGGTGAGGACTCGTCCGGCGAGTCTCGGTTCCGCGCCTTCCGGCAAGCGGAGGCGCTGGTCGAAAGCCGCAGGCCGCTCGACGCCCTCAAGGCCCTCGAGCCCTTGCTGGAGCACGAAACCGACAAACCGAGCGTTCAGTTGCTGGCCGGCCGCGCGTACTTCCACTCCGCACAGTTGCGGCGGGCGGAGCGCGCCTTCACCCGGGTGCTGGAGCTGGATCCCACCGATCATTACGCGCGGTTCGTACTCGGACGGACCCTCCAGCGCCTCGGCCGGTTGACCGAGGCGCTCGCGCAGATGCGGATAGCGTCGGCGATGCACCCGATCCCGGAGTATCTGGAAGCGATCAGCGAGGTCAGCGCGCGGATCGCGTTGCGCGACTGA
- a CDS encoding glyoxalase/bleomycin resistance/extradiol dioxygenase family protein yields the protein MSSTEADRPENEPGYLGLAPYLYYADATEAVAWLVRVFGFTEEVRFADASGEVFQATLCAGPAKIQLAGVGPAYWQAKGVDGPVGQLNIVYVADADAQYERVRAALGDDADIDAPQDQPYGARVFTVSDIGGNSWTFWQQISDTVELPSGWKEVRADEPAEE from the coding sequence ATGAGCAGTACCGAAGCGGATAGGCCCGAAAACGAGCCCGGATACCTCGGGCTCGCGCCGTACCTCTACTACGCCGACGCCACCGAGGCGGTCGCGTGGCTGGTCAGAGTGTTCGGGTTCACCGAAGAAGTGCGCTTCGCCGACGCCTCCGGAGAGGTGTTCCAGGCCACGCTGTGCGCCGGTCCGGCCAAGATCCAGCTGGCCGGGGTCGGCCCCGCGTACTGGCAGGCCAAGGGCGTCGACGGTCCGGTCGGGCAGCTGAACATCGTTTACGTCGCCGACGCCGACGCGCAGTACGAGCGGGTCCGCGCCGCGCTCGGCGACGACGCCGACATCGACGCGCCCCAGGATCAGCCGTACGGCGCCCGCGTGTTCACCGTCTCCGACATCGGCGGCAACAGCTGGACCTTCTGGCAGCAGATCTCCGACACCGTCGAGCTTCCGTCGGGCTGGAAGGAAGTCCGGGCGGACGAACCAGCCGAGGAATAG
- the eno gene encoding phosphopyruvate hydratase: MALIEQVGAREILDSRGNPTVEVEVALDDGTLARAAVPSGASTGEHEAVELRDGDTGRYNGKGVERAVAAVLDEIGPDLVGTDAVDQRIVDQKLVDLDGTPAKSRLGANAILGVSLAVAKAAAESAELELFRYLGGPNAHVLPVPMLNILNGGAHADTDVDIQEFMIAPIGAESFREALRWGTEVYHSLKSVLKGRGLATGLGDEGGFAPSLKNNREALDLILQAIEKAGYAPGRDVALALDVAATEFFSDGAYTFEGAKKSAEQMSAYYGELVRDYPLVSIEDPLSEDDWDGWVQLTTEIGEKVQLVGDDLFVTNPDRLEEGITRRAANALLVKVNQIGTLSETLDAISLATSYGYKSMMSHRSGETEDTFIADLAVATGVGQIKTGAPARGERIAKYNQLLRIEETLADAARYAGDLAFPRFSAEG; the protein is encoded by the coding sequence GTGGCGCTCATCGAGCAGGTAGGCGCTCGCGAGATTCTGGACTCGCGAGGCAACCCGACGGTCGAAGTGGAGGTGGCTCTCGACGACGGCACGCTGGCGCGGGCCGCGGTCCCCTCGGGTGCGTCCACCGGCGAACACGAAGCCGTCGAGCTGCGTGACGGCGACACCGGCCGCTACAACGGCAAGGGTGTCGAGCGCGCGGTCGCGGCCGTCCTGGACGAGATCGGCCCGGACCTGGTCGGTACCGACGCCGTCGATCAGCGCATCGTCGACCAGAAGCTGGTCGACCTCGACGGCACGCCGGCGAAGTCCCGCCTCGGCGCGAACGCCATCCTCGGCGTTTCGCTCGCCGTCGCGAAGGCCGCCGCGGAGTCGGCCGAGCTGGAGCTGTTCCGCTACCTCGGCGGGCCGAACGCGCACGTGCTGCCGGTGCCGATGCTGAACATCCTCAACGGTGGCGCGCACGCCGACACCGATGTCGACATCCAGGAATTCATGATCGCGCCGATCGGCGCCGAGTCGTTCCGCGAGGCCCTGCGCTGGGGCACCGAGGTCTACCACTCGCTGAAGTCGGTCCTGAAGGGCCGCGGCCTGGCGACCGGCCTCGGCGACGAAGGCGGCTTCGCGCCCAGCCTGAAGAACAACCGCGAAGCGCTCGACCTGATTCTTCAGGCGATCGAGAAGGCCGGGTACGCCCCGGGCCGTGACGTCGCGCTCGCGCTCGACGTCGCCGCGACGGAGTTCTTCTCCGACGGCGCGTACACCTTCGAAGGCGCAAAGAAGAGCGCCGAGCAGATGTCCGCCTACTACGGCGAGCTCGTCCGCGACTACCCGCTGGTGTCCATCGAGGACCCGCTGAGCGAGGACGACTGGGACGGCTGGGTCCAGCTGACCACCGAGATCGGCGAGAAGGTCCAGCTGGTCGGCGACGACCTGTTCGTCACCAACCCGGACCGCCTCGAAGAGGGCATCACCCGCCGCGCCGCCAACGCGCTGCTGGTGAAGGTCAACCAGATCGGCACCCTGTCGGAGACCCTCGACGCGATCTCGCTGGCCACCTCGTACGGCTACAAGTCGATGATGAGCCACCGGTCCGGCGAGACCGAGGACACCTTCATCGCCGACCTCGCCGTCGCGACCGGTGTCGGCCAGATCAAGACCGGCGCCCCGGCGCGCGGCGAGCGGATCGCCAAGTACAACCAGCTGCTCCGCATCGAGGAGACCCTCGCCGACGCGGCACGCTACGCCGGCGACCTCGCGTTCCCGCGGTTCAGCGCCGAGGGATAA
- a CDS encoding septum formation initiator family protein, translated as MSTTRRAAVVAIVVCALAFTIAVPLRTYLSQKSEVNEQQQLQSELQRSVTQLEGRKAELSDPAQIEAEARKRFGFVKPGETPYIVQLPEDKAPEQGQPQGQQPVPAGSWYEKLWDQVAGG; from the coding sequence ATGTCCACCACCCGCCGGGCCGCGGTGGTGGCGATCGTGGTGTGCGCGCTCGCGTTCACCATCGCCGTTCCGCTGCGCACGTACCTCAGCCAGAAGTCCGAGGTGAACGAACAGCAGCAGCTGCAGTCCGAGCTGCAGCGCAGCGTCACCCAGCTGGAAGGCCGCAAGGCCGAGCTGAGCGATCCGGCGCAGATCGAGGCCGAGGCCCGTAAGCGGTTCGGTTTCGTGAAGCCCGGCGAGACGCCGTACATCGTGCAGCTCCCCGAGGACAAGGCGCCCGAGCAGGGACAGCCGCAAGGTCAGCAGCCGGTGCCCGCGGGCTCCTGGTACGAGAAGCTGTGGGATCAGGTCGCGGGCGGCTGA
- a CDS encoding DUF501 domain-containing protein produces MSVNSTEKSSFEPVTDADREIIAEQLGRAPRALRAVAARCPSGHPSVVQTSPRLDDGTPFPTLYYLTCPKLTSMVGTLEASGLMKEMTDRLSEDPELAATYQRTHESYLAERDAIDPLGHEVSAGGMPGRVKCLHVHLAHTLAVGPGVNPFGDETLALLKANGWPSGDCQG; encoded by the coding sequence ATGAGCGTGAACAGCACGGAAAAGTCTTCCTTCGAGCCTGTGACCGACGCCGACCGCGAGATCATCGCGGAACAGCTCGGCCGGGCACCCCGTGCGCTGCGCGCCGTCGCCGCGCGCTGCCCGAGCGGCCACCCGTCGGTCGTGCAGACCAGCCCCCGCCTCGACGACGGCACGCCGTTCCCCACGCTCTACTACTTGACCTGCCCGAAGCTGACTTCGATGGTCGGCACGCTCGAAGCGTCCGGGCTGATGAAGGAGATGACCGACCGGCTCTCCGAGGACCCCGAGCTGGCGGCCACCTACCAGCGGACCCACGAGAGCTACCTCGCCGAACGCGACGCCATCGACCCGCTCGGTCACGAGGTCAGCGCGGGCGGGATGCCCGGCCGCGTCAAATGCCTGCACGTCCACCTCGCGCACACGCTGGCGGTCGGCCCCGGCGTGAACCCGTTCGGTGACGAGACCCTCGCGTTGCTCAAGGCGAACGGATGGCCATCGGGCGACTGCCAGGGGTAA
- a CDS encoding lytic transglycosylase domain-containing protein, whose product MRVRQVPGAVSGHVRRLCLRHRTIAAVTGGVLAIVPAGAAVVGAGSWAATASTIHTDNVALVGGYDPKNPLVQQIGVDGSLPNAPTPLPLPADELPNGPLGIPVTALAAYRNAADILIAEQPGCHIDWALIASIGRIESNHARGGFVDAKGNTLEPILGPQLNGAGPFAAIPDTDGGKFDGDTVWDRAVGPTQFIPSTWKGYASDGNGDGEANPNNIFDAALGTGRYLCSGGLDLSKPDQLRAAVFRYNNSDTYVNTVLIWAEAYRTGVLPTPDSKVPIGAPNAGAAPPPVSVPPPPVPSTPPGSVTPPPSTSLPPSNSGSSSSKTPTTTPKLPPCPTVTETETQPTSTTSTSPTTTTPTPAPTCSSPTTTTTTTTVSSASGSKTP is encoded by the coding sequence ATGCGCGTGAGGCAGGTGCCAGGCGCGGTCTCCGGTCATGTCCGGAGACTCTGTCTCCGGCACCGCACGATCGCCGCGGTGACCGGAGGTGTCCTCGCCATCGTCCCGGCCGGTGCCGCGGTCGTCGGTGCCGGCAGCTGGGCCGCGACGGCGAGCACGATCCATACCGACAACGTCGCCCTCGTCGGCGGCTACGACCCGAAGAACCCGCTCGTCCAGCAGATCGGCGTCGACGGCAGCCTGCCGAACGCGCCGACCCCGCTGCCGCTCCCGGCGGACGAACTCCCCAACGGACCGCTCGGCATCCCGGTCACGGCGCTCGCCGCGTATCGCAACGCCGCCGACATCCTCATCGCCGAACAGCCCGGCTGCCATATCGACTGGGCGCTGATAGCGAGCATCGGCCGCATCGAGTCCAACCACGCGCGCGGCGGTTTCGTCGACGCGAAGGGCAACACCCTGGAGCCGATCCTCGGCCCGCAGCTCAATGGAGCCGGGCCGTTCGCGGCCATCCCGGACACCGACGGCGGCAAATTCGACGGTGACACGGTGTGGGATCGCGCGGTCGGCCCGACGCAGTTCATCCCGTCCACGTGGAAGGGCTACGCCTCCGACGGCAACGGCGACGGCGAAGCCAATCCGAACAACATCTTCGACGCGGCGCTGGGCACGGGCCGGTACCTGTGCTCCGGCGGCCTCGATCTGTCGAAGCCGGATCAGCTGCGCGCCGCCGTGTTCCGCTACAACAACTCGGACACGTACGTGAACACCGTGCTGATCTGGGCCGAGGCCTACCGCACGGGGGTGCTGCCGACGCCGGACAGCAAGGTGCCGATCGGCGCCCCGAACGCCGGTGCCGCTCCGCCGCCCGTGTCGGTACCGCCGCCTCCGGTGCCGTCGACACCACCCGGTTCGGTGACGCCGCCGCCGTCGACCTCGCTGCCGCCGAGCAACTCGGGTTCGTCGTCGTCCAAAACGCCGACGACAACCCCGAAGCTGCCGCCGTGCCCGACGGTCACCGAGACGGAGACGCAGCCGACTTCGACCACGAGCACGAGTCCGACGACCACGACGCCGACTCCCGCGCCGACCTGCTCGTCACCGACGACGACCACAACGACGACGACGGTGTCGTCGGCGAGCGGTTCCAAGACGCCTTGA
- a CDS encoding Ppx/GppA phosphatase family protein: MPRVAAIDCGTNSIRLLVAELTPRHDGTVDLRDLHREMRIVRLGQGVDATGKLAPEALERTRKALADYTIAARRKGVEKVRMVATSATRDASNRDEFFAMTREVLGTEAEVISGDEEARLSFTGAVGEQDPDDGPFVVVDVGGGSTELVVGTWDGRQAEVIAAKSVDIGCVRITERALKSDPPTAAEIAEARELAAKVLTEAFDVVDVSTAKTWIGVAGTVTTLTAVAQGLSEYDSDRTHLSKLSHADIDRVAQSLLTADHATRAANPVIHPGRVDVIGGGSVIVQVLAEQFATRGGPDELVISEHDILDGIALSLA, from the coding sequence ATGCCTCGTGTTGCCGCGATCGACTGTGGGACCAACTCCATCCGCCTGCTCGTCGCCGAGCTGACCCCCCGCCACGACGGGACGGTCGACCTGCGCGACCTGCACCGCGAGATGCGGATCGTCCGCCTCGGCCAGGGTGTGGACGCCACCGGCAAGCTGGCGCCCGAGGCGCTCGAGCGCACCCGCAAGGCGCTGGCCGACTACACGATCGCCGCGCGCCGCAAGGGCGTCGAGAAGGTCCGCATGGTCGCGACGTCCGCGACCCGCGACGCGAGCAACCGCGACGAGTTCTTCGCGATGACGCGCGAGGTGCTCGGCACCGAGGCCGAAGTCATCAGCGGCGACGAAGAGGCCCGCCTGTCCTTCACCGGCGCCGTCGGCGAGCAGGATCCCGACGACGGCCCCTTCGTGGTGGTCGACGTCGGCGGCGGCTCGACCGAGCTCGTGGTCGGCACCTGGGACGGCCGTCAGGCCGAGGTCATCGCGGCCAAATCGGTCGACATCGGCTGCGTGCGGATCACCGAACGCGCGCTGAAGTCCGACCCGCCGACCGCGGCCGAGATCGCCGAAGCCCGCGAGCTGGCCGCGAAGGTGCTCACCGAGGCTTTCGACGTCGTCGACGTGTCCACCGCCAAGACGTGGATCGGCGTCGCCGGGACGGTCACGACCCTGACGGCCGTGGCGCAGGGCCTGTCGGAGTACGACTCCGATCGCACGCACCTTTCGAAGCTCTCCCACGCCGACATCGACCGCGTCGCGCAGTCGCTCCTCACGGCCGACCACGCCACCCGCGCCGCGAACCCGGTGATCCACCCCGGCCGGGTCGACGTGATCGGCGGCGGCTCGGTGATCGTGCAGGTGCTGGCGGAGCAGTTCGCCACGCGCGGTGGTCCCGACGAGCTGGTGATCTCCGAGCACGACATCCTCGACGGGATCGCGTTGTCGTTGGCTTGA
- a CDS encoding ABC transporter substrate-binding protein, with product MRASRGFWGATAVVATAALLLTACGGGGSSENKGSGATDANASVSVYGTEPENSLIPANTNELGGSKALKPVFSALVGYKSDTAEPYNLMAESINTTDSKVFDIKIKKGWKFHDGTEVKAKNFVDAWNYSANGKNGMQNASFFEQIQGYDEISAKEPAVQTMSGLKVVNDYEFQVTLKGPFSVFATKIGYLAFAPLPDKFFADPEAFAKAPIGNGPLKFVSRTPNQNMKLTRYDEYQGEDKVKFKDLEVRIYTSQETAYQDLLSNRLDFMEALPPAAKAGGKYKTDLGERLVEGKLLGISALALPYYVPGYNNLDLRKAISLAIDREQIVKTVMNDTYAPADGYVSRGIEGYRPGVCGEFCKFDPVKAKEFFAKSGFTGKLTIASNADGGRKEPLVAACNSIKNALGVECDFVPATDFGQWRSIVNNRQLTGMGRSDWSADYPSIENYLNPRYKSTGSSNDSTYNNPAVDALLTQADQTADKAAAIKLYQQAEELIAKDLPQIPVWEEKGVGGKSNRLKVAKLDFGRLADYSSIEVAAK from the coding sequence ATGCGGGCTTCACGCGGGTTCTGGGGAGCGACGGCGGTGGTGGCCACGGCGGCCCTGCTGCTGACGGCCTGTGGGGGTGGTGGGTCCAGTGAGAACAAGGGATCCGGCGCCACCGACGCCAACGCGTCGGTTTCGGTCTACGGCACCGAGCCGGAGAACTCGCTGATTCCCGCCAACACCAACGAGCTCGGTGGGTCCAAGGCCCTCAAGCCGGTCTTCTCGGCGCTGGTCGGCTACAAATCCGACACCGCCGAGCCGTACAACCTGATGGCCGAATCGATCAACACGACCGATTCCAAGGTCTTCGACATCAAGATCAAAAAGGGCTGGAAGTTCCACGACGGGACCGAGGTCAAGGCCAAGAACTTCGTCGACGCCTGGAACTACAGCGCGAACGGCAAGAACGGCATGCAGAACGCGTCGTTCTTCGAGCAGATCCAGGGCTACGACGAGATCAGCGCCAAGGAACCCGCCGTCCAGACGATGTCCGGGCTCAAGGTCGTGAACGACTACGAGTTCCAGGTCACCCTCAAGGGCCCGTTCTCGGTGTTCGCCACCAAGATCGGTTACCTCGCCTTCGCGCCGCTGCCGGACAAGTTCTTCGCCGACCCGGAGGCCTTCGCCAAGGCCCCGATCGGCAACGGTCCGCTGAAGTTCGTTTCGCGCACGCCCAACCAGAACATGAAGCTCACGCGGTACGACGAGTACCAGGGCGAGGACAAGGTCAAGTTCAAGGACCTGGAAGTCCGCATCTACACCAGCCAGGAGACCGCGTACCAGGATCTGCTGAGCAACCGCCTCGACTTCATGGAGGCGCTCCCGCCTGCGGCGAAGGCCGGTGGCAAGTACAAGACCGACCTCGGTGAGCGTCTGGTCGAAGGGAAGCTGCTCGGTATCAGCGCGCTCGCGCTCCCGTACTACGTCCCGGGTTACAACAACCTCGACCTGCGCAAGGCGATCTCGCTGGCCATCGACCGCGAGCAGATCGTCAAGACGGTCATGAACGACACCTACGCGCCCGCCGACGGCTACGTGTCGCGCGGTATCGAGGGCTACCGGCCCGGTGTCTGCGGCGAGTTCTGCAAGTTCGATCCGGTGAAGGCCAAAGAGTTCTTCGCGAAGTCCGGTTTCACCGGCAAGCTGACCATCGCCTCGAACGCCGACGGTGGCCGCAAGGAGCCGCTGGTCGCGGCGTGCAACAGCATCAAGAACGCGCTCGGCGTCGAATGCGACTTCGTGCCGGCGACCGACTTCGGGCAGTGGCGCAGCATCGTCAACAACCGCCAGCTGACCGGGATGGGCCGGTCCGACTGGTCCGCCGACTACCCGTCGATCGAGAACTACCTGAACCCGCGCTACAAGAGCACCGGTTCGTCGAACGACTCCACGTACAACAACCCGGCCGTCGACGCGCTGCTGACCCAGGCGGACCAGACCGCCGACAAGGCGGCCGCGATCAAGCTGTACCAGCAGGCCGAGGAGCTGATCGCGAAGGATCTGCCGCAGATCCCCGTGTGGGAAGAGAAGGGTGTCGGCGGCAAGTCGAACCGGCTCAAGGTCGCGAAGCTCGACTTCGGCCGGCTCGCGGACTACTCGTCCATCGAGGTCGCGGCGAAGTAA
- a CDS encoding ABC transporter permease, translated as MPQYILRRLLQLIPVFFGTTFLIYALVWAVPGDPFAGKCGQVACPPAYIEMMTAKFNLDDSIFVQYFKYLGNLFTGDWGETFNGVSVGELIGNAYPVTVRLALIAVAIEAIIGLSAGILTGLRGKGFLDNLVLMSTTFLISIPVFVTAIVLQIVLGSELGIIDASVSEDATIGELIVPGIALGSLSMAYIARLTRTSIAENRHADYVRTAVAKGQPRSRVVGVHLLRNSVIPVLTFIGTDIGALMGGAIVTEGVFNINGIGGLIFRGIQNREGATVTGVVVLLVMVYLLVSLIVDLLYAVLDPRIRYD; from the coding sequence ATGCCCCAGTACATCCTTCGACGCCTACTTCAACTCATCCCGGTCTTCTTCGGTACGACGTTCCTCATCTACGCCCTCGTGTGGGCGGTGCCCGGTGACCCGTTCGCCGGCAAATGCGGCCAGGTCGCCTGCCCGCCCGCCTACATCGAGATGATGACGGCGAAGTTCAACCTCGACGATTCGATCTTCGTCCAGTACTTCAAATACCTCGGCAACCTGTTCACCGGCGACTGGGGCGAGACCTTCAACGGTGTCTCGGTCGGCGAGCTGATCGGCAACGCCTATCCGGTGACCGTGCGGCTCGCCCTCATCGCGGTGGCCATCGAAGCGATCATCGGCCTGTCCGCGGGCATCCTGACCGGCCTGCGCGGCAAGGGTTTCCTCGACAACCTCGTGCTGATGTCCACCACGTTCCTGATCTCGATCCCGGTGTTCGTCACCGCGATCGTGCTGCAGATCGTCCTCGGTTCGGAACTGGGCATCATCGACGCGAGCGTGTCCGAGGACGCCACGATCGGCGAACTGATCGTGCCCGGAATCGCGCTCGGCAGTCTTTCCATGGCCTACATAGCCCGGCTGACCAGGACGAGTATCGCGGAGAACCGGCACGCCGACTACGTCCGCACGGCCGTCGCGAAAGGACAGCCGCGCAGCCGGGTCGTCGGTGTGCACCTGCTCCGGAACTCGGTGATCCCGGTGCTGACCTTCATCGGCACCGACATCGGCGCGCTCATGGGCGGGGCCATCGTCACCGAAGGCGTGTTCAATATCAACGGCATCGGCGGGCTCATCTTCCGCGGTATCCAGAACCGGGAGGGCGCCACCGTCACCGGCGTCGTCGTCCTGCTGGTGATGGTCTACCTGCTGGTGAGTCTCATCGTCGACCTGCTCTACGCCGTTCTCGACCCGAGGATCCGTTATGACTGA